In one window of Synergistes jonesii DNA:
- a CDS encoding ABC transporter ATP-binding protein, whose product MIIEVKHLSVTYNARSKSAANAVKDISFALRENSFCGLIGESGSGKSSVVMTMLGLMPNGGEARGSILYRGHEILGAPEKEMLALRQRRLSLIPQGAMNSFTPVMTIGRQMREVIMLHMGATASEAERKSAELLEEAELPASAAARYPHELSGGQKQRAAIAMALSCSPEALLADEPTTALDVVTQAAIIRLLERLRREKNLTVLLVTHDLPMAASACEELLVMKDGEIVERGESKRLISSPENEHTKALVAAMLRNERP is encoded by the coding sequence ATGATAATCGAAGTAAAGCATCTAAGCGTGACCTACAACGCGCGGTCGAAATCCGCCGCAAATGCGGTGAAGGATATTTCTTTCGCGCTGCGCGAAAATTCCTTCTGCGGGCTCATCGGCGAATCGGGCAGCGGCAAAAGCAGTGTGGTGATGACGATGCTCGGGCTTATGCCGAACGGGGGCGAGGCGCGCGGCAGCATTTTATACCGCGGCCACGAGATACTCGGCGCGCCGGAGAAGGAGATGCTGGCGCTGCGCCAGCGCCGCCTCTCGCTTATACCGCAGGGCGCGATGAACTCCTTCACTCCGGTCATGACGATAGGAAGACAGATGCGCGAGGTTATAATGCTGCATATGGGAGCCACGGCGTCGGAGGCGGAGAGGAAAAGCGCCGAACTTCTCGAAGAGGCCGAGCTTCCGGCGTCGGCGGCGGCGCGCTATCCTCACGAGCTTTCCGGCGGGCAGAAGCAGCGCGCCGCGATAGCGATGGCCCTCTCCTGTTCTCCTGAAGCCCTGCTCGCCGACGAGCCGACGACGGCGCTCGACGTCGTGACGCAAGCTGCGATCATACGCCTGCTGGAAAGGCTGCGGCGCGAAAAAAATCTTACGGTGCTGCTCGTCACGCACGACCTGCCGATGGCGGCGTCGGCCTGCGAAGAGCTCTTAGTGATGAAGGATGGCGAGATCGTCGAGCGCGGAGAGTCGAAGCGGCTGATTTCGTCTCCCGAGAATGAGCACACCAAAGCGCTCGTCGCCGCGATGCTGAGGAATGAAAGGCCATGA
- a CDS encoding ABC transporter ATP-binding protein, giving the protein MTENILETKELAVEFSPRGKKRVRALGGVSLSLSRGETLSVVGESGSGKSTLLRAAMALIPTSSGGVLLFGRDVSKLSPAELKALRRRCGYVPQDPYGAIPPALSAIEAVAEPYIIAGVKSSGEERRERAEKILYSLGLSGERILNARAAGLSGGQRQRVEIARALMLGPELLLCDEPTSMQDASTRGEIIDALAKRVKAGMSMLFVTHDLLLAAHASQKMIVLKDGKICERGAAREILSSPKHPYTRALIEALPKLKF; this is encoded by the coding sequence ATGACGGAAAACATTCTCGAGACAAAAGAGCTTGCCGTTGAATTCAGCCCGCGCGGTAAAAAGCGCGTCCGCGCGCTCGGCGGCGTCTCGCTGTCGCTCTCGCGCGGAGAAACGCTCTCCGTAGTCGGCGAATCCGGCAGCGGTAAGAGCACTCTGCTGCGGGCCGCTATGGCGCTGATTCCCACCTCCTCCGGCGGCGTGCTGCTCTTCGGCAGGGACGTTTCAAAGCTTTCGCCCGCGGAGTTGAAGGCGCTGCGCCGCCGTTGCGGTTACGTGCCGCAGGACCCTTACGGCGCAATCCCCCCAGCCCTCAGCGCGATAGAGGCAGTCGCGGAGCCATATATCATCGCCGGCGTAAAAAGCTCCGGAGAGGAGCGCCGCGAACGCGCGGAAAAAATCCTTTACAGCCTTGGGCTGAGCGGAGAAAGGATATTGAACGCCCGCGCCGCCGGGCTCTCAGGAGGACAGCGCCAGCGCGTGGAGATAGCGCGCGCCCTTATGCTCGGGCCCGAGCTGCTGCTCTGCGACGAACCGACCTCGATGCAGGACGCCTCGACTCGCGGCGAGATAATCGACGCGCTCGCAAAGCGCGTGAAAGCCGGCATGTCGATGCTCTTCGTGACGCACGACCTGCTGCTCGCGGCACACGCGTCGCAAAAGATGATAGTCCTGAAAGACGGGAAAATATGCGAAAGGGGCGCGGCGCGGGAGATTCTATCTTCGCCGAAGCACCCCTACACGAGAGCGCTGATCGAAGCGCTGCCGAAGCTAAAATTTTGA
- a CDS encoding ABC transporter permease has translation MKALFLRKSAIALAAIALVGIFAPLFASAPPQEIVGAPFARPIWWKSGKLPAAKSFDVKIDGIEFEWEDEPPAIFSLYGRVTADASSEVRVIWRTPRKEYLLERLSGSELYWINSDGRDMIFKQALGLPLVSRSVDHLFPSRGKYSLSVEGAKGAELRLLLPGERQGLLGTDQRGRDVFTLFLYGIRTSLIIGTAATLVASLLGVSLGLAAGYAGGLCDALIMRAVDVLLSIPTLPILMALAAVWGKGLWQLVLILSMFSWMGTARSVRSLVLTLRESAWVESLRALGASRGYILRRHLLPETAPILLANVALGVPGAILSEAGLAFLGLSDPRLISWGRMLHEAHSFGAFTQGAWWLLLPPGLGIVAVCLIFLDMGKFLEEKIDPRLG, from the coding sequence ATGAAGGCACTCTTTCTGCGCAAGAGCGCGATAGCCCTCGCAGCGATCGCGCTCGTCGGAATCTTCGCGCCTCTCTTCGCCTCCGCTCCGCCGCAGGAGATAGTGGGAGCGCCTTTCGCGCGCCCCATCTGGTGGAAGAGCGGCAAACTTCCAGCCGCAAAGTCTTTCGACGTAAAGATCGACGGGATTGAATTCGAATGGGAGGACGAGCCTCCGGCGATCTTTTCACTTTACGGGCGCGTCACGGCCGACGCCTCTTCCGAGGTCCGCGTGATATGGCGCACGCCGCGGAAGGAATACCTACTCGAAAGGCTGAGCGGCTCCGAACTCTACTGGATCAACAGCGACGGGCGCGACATGATCTTCAAGCAGGCTCTCGGGCTTCCGCTCGTCAGCAGGAGCGTCGATCACCTCTTCCCGTCGCGCGGAAAATATTCGCTATCCGTCGAGGGCGCTAAGGGCGCGGAACTCCGTCTCCTCCTGCCCGGCGAGAGGCAGGGGCTGCTGGGCACTGACCAGCGCGGAAGGGACGTCTTCACTCTCTTCCTCTACGGCATAAGGACCTCTCTGATCATCGGCACCGCGGCGACCCTCGTCGCAAGTCTATTAGGCGTGTCGCTCGGCCTCGCGGCCGGATACGCCGGCGGCCTGTGCGACGCGCTGATCATGCGCGCGGTCGACGTGCTGCTTTCGATACCGACCCTGCCGATCCTGATGGCGCTCGCCGCAGTCTGGGGAAAGGGGCTCTGGCAGCTCGTGCTGATTCTTTCTATGTTTTCGTGGATGGGCACCGCGCGTTCGGTACGCTCGCTCGTGCTGACGCTGCGCGAAAGCGCGTGGGTCGAATCGCTGCGCGCGCTGGGCGCGTCGCGCGGCTACATCCTGCGGCGGCACCTGCTGCCCGAGACTGCCCCGATACTGCTCGCGAATGTCGCGCTCGGCGTGCCGGGAGCTATTCTTTCGGAGGCAGGTCTGGCCTTCCTCGGCCTATCGGATCCACGCCTCATCTCGTGGGGCAGAATGCTTCACGAGGCGCACTCCTTCGGCGCCTTCACGCAGGGCGCCTGGTGGCTGCTGCTGCCCCCGGGGCTCGGCATCGTAGCGGTCTGCCTGATATTCCTCGACATGGGGAAGTTCCTCGAAGAAAAGATAGACCCGAGGCTCGGATAA
- a CDS encoding glycogen synthase: MEKSVMKILHVSPECAPLAKKGGLGDVAYALPKALRKNGVDARVLMPAWPGVLDAARDLGALRSRPFATISAALDWRVLSAKLWRATIDELPIYILENDRLFSNTDIYPEETNAESAEPMIFLSYAAFELAAAAHWKPLILHAHDWPAAMIPSALRHHRHYSSMAGDYDTVYTIHNMAHQGLFSPECLDGWGIKPESFVPMSVGSLEFYGRVNLMKGAIDNAEAITTVSPRYSWDIQTKEGGFGLDGVMSENKRKLRGILNGIDCDVWNPKRDRLLPANFDASELEGKKICRAAVMQRFAWEDDGRPLLVFVGRLTEQKGVDIMLGALSELPKESVYVLIIGSGSEYYGGRVAEFAAAHAENVRTVTGFSEEKAHLAYAAGDLLLMPSLFEPCGLSQLIALAYGTIPVARATGGLCDTVIDADGTEEGNGFLFADYSAEELRGAIRRAAEAMRDAARWKRIIKNAMSRDSSWNIPAKEYAALYQEIVESE; the protein is encoded by the coding sequence ATGGAAAAAAGCGTGATGAAGATACTGCACGTTTCGCCGGAATGCGCGCCTCTCGCGAAAAAGGGCGGCCTGGGCGACGTCGCCTACGCCCTGCCGAAGGCGCTGCGCAAAAACGGCGTGGACGCCCGCGTTCTGATGCCAGCGTGGCCCGGCGTGCTCGACGCGGCAAGAGATTTAGGCGCGCTGCGCTCGCGCCCGTTCGCGACGATCAGCGCCGCGCTCGACTGGCGCGTGCTCTCCGCGAAGCTGTGGCGCGCGACGATAGACGAACTCCCGATTTACATCCTTGAGAACGACAGGCTCTTCTCGAACACGGACATATATCCCGAAGAGACGAACGCCGAGAGCGCGGAGCCGATGATATTCCTTTCCTACGCGGCCTTCGAGCTGGCCGCCGCGGCTCACTGGAAGCCGCTGATACTGCACGCTCACGACTGGCCGGCCGCGATGATTCCCAGCGCGCTGCGCCATCACCGCCACTATTCTTCGATGGCTGGAGATTACGACACCGTCTACACGATTCACAACATGGCGCACCAGGGGCTCTTCTCGCCGGAATGTCTCGACGGCTGGGGGATCAAGCCGGAATCCTTCGTGCCCATGTCGGTCGGCTCTCTCGAATTTTACGGGCGCGTCAACCTGATGAAGGGCGCGATAGACAACGCCGAGGCGATCACCACGGTCAGCCCGCGCTACTCTTGGGACATCCAGACGAAGGAGGGAGGCTTCGGCCTCGACGGCGTGATGTCCGAAAACAAGCGCAAGCTTCGCGGCATACTGAACGGCATAGACTGCGACGTCTGGAACCCGAAGAGGGACAGGCTGCTTCCGGCGAATTTCGACGCGTCGGAGCTCGAAGGCAAAAAGATCTGCCGCGCCGCGGTGATGCAAAGATTCGCATGGGAGGACGACGGGCGTCCTCTGCTGGTATTCGTAGGACGTCTCACCGAACAGAAGGGCGTCGACATAATGCTCGGCGCTTTGTCCGAGCTCCCTAAGGAAAGCGTTTATGTTCTGATCATCGGTTCGGGCAGCGAATACTACGGCGGCAGGGTCGCCGAATTCGCCGCGGCTCACGCGGAGAACGTGAGGACCGTTACAGGTTTCAGTGAAGAAAAGGCCCACCTCGCCTACGCGGCCGGAGACCTCCTGCTGATGCCTTCCCTCTTCGAGCCGTGCGGGCTTTCGCAGCTCATCGCCTTAGCTTACGGCACGATACCGGTGGCACGCGCCACCGGCGGCCTCTGCGACACCGTGATCGACGCTGACGGGACGGAGGAGGGCAACGGCTTCCTCTTCGCCGATTACAGCGCAGAAGAGCTGAGAGGCGCGATAAGGCGCGCTGCCGAGGCGATGAGGGACGCTGCGCGCTGGAAGAGGATAATCAAAAACGCCATGTCGCGGGATTCTTCGTGGAACATTCCGGCAAAGGAATACGCCGCGCTCTACCAAGAGATCGTGGAATCCGAATAA
- a CDS encoding flavin reductase family protein, whose product MKKDLKIQPYLFPMPMLMIATYNEDGSVDDMPMAWGGISSEKTVSLNLGAGHKTCENLKKRKAFTISVADVPHLEEADFFGIASGNDTPDKFARSGLHAVKSAKVDAPVVEEFPLTLECKVIDIKEETPGDLHILGEIVGVLAEESVLDEKGRVIPSKLNAFIFDQFQSGYYAIGEKVGQAWKSGAKLMKK is encoded by the coding sequence ATGAAAAAAGATTTGAAAATCCAGCCCTATCTCTTTCCTATGCCTATGCTTATGATAGCGACCTACAACGAGGACGGCAGCGTGGACGACATGCCTATGGCGTGGGGCGGCATCAGCAGCGAGAAGACGGTCTCGCTGAACCTCGGCGCCGGACACAAGACCTGCGAGAATCTGAAAAAGCGCAAAGCCTTCACTATAAGCGTCGCCGACGTGCCGCATCTTGAGGAGGCCGATTTCTTCGGCATCGCGTCGGGCAACGACACGCCGGACAAATTCGCGCGCAGCGGCCTGCACGCCGTCAAAAGCGCTAAGGTCGACGCGCCGGTCGTCGAAGAATTTCCTCTGACGCTCGAATGCAAAGTTATTGACATAAAGGAAGAAACGCCCGGCGACCTACACATACTTGGTGAGATCGTCGGAGTACTCGCGGAAGAAAGCGTGCTCGACGAAAAGGGGCGCGTCATCCCGTCGAAGCTGAACGCTTTCATATTCGATCAGTTCCAGTCCGGCTACTACGCGATCGGCGAAAAGGTCGGGCAGGCGTGGAAGAGCGGCGCAAAATTGATGAAAAAATAA
- the glgP gene encoding alpha-glucan family phosphorylase, giving the protein MINIAIHGHFYQPPREDPISGAVPRDDAAAPSHDWNERVASECYIPNSCARILGADGRIIAEKNNYEKLSFDFGPTLHKWIEGSAPALDAAITQNGARAIAQAYNHMILPLANERDKRTQVLWGIGDFAYRFGRKPKGMWLPECAVNAETLEALASCGITFTILSPRQCAAVTTEEGTRNVADGLGLDVTRPYRCELPSGRSLTIVFYHAGIAQGIAFGGMLDNGDRFAEALLNAASDGPDRLLITATDGESYGHHHKFGEMALARCFDILERDKRAALPSIEEFLETHRPTASCVIKENSSWSCAHGVERWRSDCGCHTGGEKGWNQKWRAPLRSAFDNLANSVDELFEEKLSGYCDPWRLRDDAIELYKSGRRRSAEETGAERRAFFAERIEGAPDEVYGTAAALIEMQRMRMFMYTSCAWFFNDISGVETKQSIAYALRAAQIAEEIFGRDFTMPLLAELRETRGNTSACPDAGTIAERDILPLLKRGAKNGEKAPEQKTDGWERIKNMNHKTNLANSLLTTLETDPAFKSIAYFSMEMALKPEIPTYSGGLGVLAGDILKSAADLGVPMVGITLLYRRGYFAQKIDKDGRQREYPVNWNPREFLTQLPNRVSVTMSGRDVKIGVWCFTLTGIDGHSLPIYFLDTDLPENSAEDREITAELYGGDNKCRLCQELVLGIGGLRLLRDMGYRNITTFHLNEGHAGFLTLELLREQGYNDIEKVKNQVIFTTHTPVVAGHDFFSYDLINQVIDGGVSQILRTHIGGSGLSMTDLALKLSRYVNGVSHKHALVSRAMFNDESIDWVTNGVHSTTWTCPSFAKLYDAHIPGWRNDPSRLMQALRIPDEEIWRAHQAAKMKLLAFVLEETGLQLDSDILTIGFARRAATYKRADLIFTDLKRLVEIAKGKVQFIFSGKAHPHDEPGKDIIQRINRISEELGMELPVVFIENYNMGPAKFIVSGVDLWLNTPIRPREASGTSGMKCVHNGVMNFSVLDGWWIEGCIEDMTGWAIGPEPTENALVEYDEAEDATDLYGKLEQKIIPTYYHDRRKWINMMKAAIAINASYFNTHRVVREYCEKAYGTLFRGH; this is encoded by the coding sequence TTGATAAATATCGCAATTCACGGACATTTCTACCAGCCGCCGCGCGAAGACCCGATAAGCGGGGCCGTGCCGCGCGACGATGCCGCCGCACCCTCTCACGATTGGAACGAGAGGGTCGCGTCCGAATGCTACATACCGAACAGCTGCGCTAGGATACTCGGCGCGGACGGCCGCATAATCGCCGAAAAAAATAATTACGAGAAGCTTTCCTTCGACTTCGGCCCTACGCTGCACAAGTGGATAGAGGGCAGCGCGCCGGCCCTCGACGCGGCGATCACGCAGAACGGCGCGCGCGCGATCGCTCAGGCCTACAACCACATGATCCTGCCGCTCGCCAACGAGCGGGACAAGCGGACTCAAGTGCTGTGGGGCATCGGGGATTTTGCATACCGCTTCGGGCGGAAGCCTAAAGGCATGTGGCTGCCGGAGTGCGCGGTGAACGCCGAGACCCTCGAGGCGCTCGCTTCCTGCGGCATAACCTTTACGATTCTCTCGCCGCGGCAGTGCGCCGCCGTGACCACGGAAGAGGGGACGAGGAACGTCGCCGACGGCTTGGGGCTCGACGTCACGCGCCCCTACCGCTGCGAGCTGCCGTCGGGACGCTCGCTCACGATCGTCTTTTATCACGCCGGCATCGCGCAGGGCATAGCATTCGGCGGCATGTTGGACAACGGCGACCGCTTCGCAGAGGCTTTGCTCAACGCCGCCTCCGACGGCCCCGACCGCCTTCTGATCACCGCGACGGACGGAGAGAGCTACGGGCATCACCACAAGTTCGGAGAGATGGCGCTCGCGCGCTGCTTCGACATTCTGGAGCGCGACAAAAGGGCGGCGCTGCCCTCGATAGAGGAATTCCTCGAAACGCACCGCCCGACGGCGAGCTGCGTGATAAAGGAGAACAGCTCTTGGTCCTGCGCGCACGGCGTCGAGCGCTGGCGCAGCGACTGCGGCTGCCATACCGGCGGCGAAAAGGGCTGGAATCAAAAATGGCGAGCTCCGCTGCGCTCGGCTTTCGACAATCTCGCGAATAGCGTCGACGAGCTTTTCGAGGAGAAGCTGAGCGGGTACTGCGACCCGTGGCGGCTGCGCGACGACGCGATAGAACTTTACAAAAGCGGCAGAAGGCGCAGCGCCGAGGAGACGGGGGCGGAAAGGCGCGCGTTCTTCGCCGAGCGAATCGAAGGCGCCCCCGACGAAGTCTACGGCACGGCGGCCGCGCTCATCGAAATGCAGCGCATGAGGATGTTCATGTACACCTCCTGTGCCTGGTTCTTCAACGACATTTCCGGCGTAGAGACAAAACAGTCCATAGCCTACGCGCTGCGCGCCGCGCAGATCGCGGAGGAAATTTTCGGCAGAGACTTCACGATGCCGCTGCTCGCAGAGCTGAGAGAGACCCGCGGCAACACCTCCGCGTGCCCGGACGCAGGGACGATCGCGGAGCGCGACATACTGCCGCTCCTGAAACGGGGCGCAAAAAACGGCGAAAAAGCCCCCGAGCAAAAAACGGACGGATGGGAGAGGATAAAAAATATGAATCATAAAACGAACCTTGCCAACTCGCTCCTCACGACGCTGGAAACAGATCCGGCGTTCAAAAGCATAGCGTACTTCTCGATGGAAATGGCGCTCAAGCCGGAGATTCCGACATACTCCGGCGGCCTCGGAGTCTTAGCCGGAGACATCCTTAAGAGCGCCGCGGACCTCGGCGTGCCGATGGTGGGCATAACGCTGCTATACAGGCGCGGCTACTTCGCCCAGAAGATCGACAAGGACGGGCGCCAGCGGGAATACCCCGTCAACTGGAACCCGCGCGAATTTTTGACGCAGCTGCCGAACCGCGTATCTGTGACGATGAGCGGCCGAGATGTCAAGATCGGCGTCTGGTGCTTCACGCTGACCGGCATCGACGGCCATTCTCTGCCGATATACTTCCTCGACACCGACCTGCCGGAAAACAGCGCGGAAGACAGAGAGATCACCGCGGAGCTCTACGGCGGCGACAACAAATGCCGCCTCTGCCAGGAACTCGTCTTAGGCATCGGCGGGCTGCGCCTGCTCCGCGACATGGGCTACCGCAACATCACGACCTTCCACCTCAACGAGGGGCACGCGGGCTTCCTGACCCTCGAGCTGCTGCGCGAGCAGGGCTACAACGATATAGAAAAGGTGAAAAATCAGGTGATCTTCACGACTCACACGCCGGTAGTAGCGGGGCACGATTTCTTCTCTTACGACCTAATCAACCAGGTGATCGACGGCGGCGTCTCGCAGATTCTGCGCACCCACATCGGGGGCAGCGGCCTTTCGATGACGGACCTCGCGCTGAAGCTTTCCCGCTACGTCAACGGCGTCTCTCACAAGCACGCGCTCGTCAGCCGCGCGATGTTCAACGACGAATCGATAGACTGGGTCACGAACGGAGTCCACTCGACGACATGGACCTGCCCGAGCTTCGCGAAGCTCTACGACGCGCATATACCGGGCTGGCGCAACGACCCGTCGCGGCTGATGCAGGCGCTACGCATACCTGACGAAGAGATATGGCGCGCGCACCAGGCTGCGAAGATGAAGCTGCTGGCCTTCGTCCTCGAAGAGACGGGGCTGCAGCTCGACTCCGACATCCTGACTATCGGCTTCGCGCGCCGCGCCGCGACCTACAAGCGCGCCGACCTTATATTCACCGACCTAAAGCGCCTCGTCGAGATAGCCAAAGGAAAGGTCCAGTTCATCTTCTCGGGCAAAGCCCACCCGCACGACGAACCCGGCAAGGACATAATACAGAGGATAAACAGGATATCGGAGGAGCTCGGTATGGAGCTGCCGGTAGTCTTCATAGAAAACTACAACATGGGACCGGCGAAGTTCATCGTCTCAGGCGTGGATCTATGGCTCAACACGCCGATACGTCCACGCGAGGCCTCCGGCACGAGCGGAATGAAATGCGTGCACAACGGGGTCATGAACTTTTCGGTGCTCGACGGCTGGTGGATCGAGGGCTGTATCGAAGACATGACGGGCTGGGCCATAGGCCCCGAGCCGACGGAGAACGCGCTCGTCGAATACGACGAGGCGGAGGATGCGACCGACCTCTACGGCAAGCTCGAACAGAAAATAATCCCGACCTACTACCACGACCGCAGAAAATGGATCAACATGATGAAGGCGGCGATAGCGATAAACGCGAGTTACTTCAACACGCACCGCGTCGTCCGCGAATACTGCGAGAAAGCTTACGGGACTCTGTTCCGCGGCCACTAA
- a CDS encoding ATP-binding protein — protein MLEDLSATVLDISENSTRAGADSVEITINEDEKNDWLSFSVKDNGRGMTPEFVAKVTDPFTTTRTTRRVGMGLPFLRQSAELCGGALVIDSAVGVGTTVTATFRYSNVDRPPLGDMPSTIMTLVMGSPRVHWKYRHVVNGKEYLLDTDEIVEALDGDRDMLATPDVGMWLRDSLCEELAALRAQPC, from the coding sequence ATGCTTGAAGATCTTTCCGCGACGGTGCTGGACATCTCGGAGAACAGCACGAGGGCCGGAGCCGACAGCGTGGAGATTACGATAAACGAGGACGAGAAAAACGACTGGCTCTCCTTTTCGGTAAAGGACAACGGCAGGGGAATGACGCCGGAGTTCGTAGCTAAGGTGACCGATCCCTTCACGACGACGAGGACGACGCGGCGCGTCGGCATGGGGCTGCCCTTCCTGCGCCAGTCGGCCGAACTCTGCGGCGGCGCCCTCGTAATCGACTCTGCCGTGGGCGTCGGCACGACGGTGACTGCGACCTTTCGCTATTCGAACGTCGACAGACCGCCGCTCGGCGATATGCCGTCGACGATAATGACGCTCGTGATGGGCTCGCCGCGCGTCCACTGGAAGTACCGCCACGTGGTCAACGGTAAAGAGTACCTGCTCGACACAGACGAGATAGTCGAAGCGCTCGACGGCGACAGAGATATGCTCGCGACGCCCGATGTCGGCATGTGGCTGCGCGACAGCCTCTGCGAAGAGCTTGCCGCGCTGAGGGCGCAGCCGTGCTGA
- a CDS encoding winged helix-turn-helix transcriptional regulator — protein sequence MTGECILNSKLEDTGFSYTMSLIQGKYKMMVLYVLMLFKVVRFNEMKKYIDGISYKTLSATLKELEKDGLVHREEYPQIPPKVEYSLTPRGASLIPILDSMCEWGEKNRL from the coding sequence ATGACAGGAGAGTGTATTCTCAATTCGAAGCTTGAAGATACCGGCTTTTCATATACTATGTCGCTGATTCAGGGGAAGTACAAAATGATGGTTTTATACGTTCTGATGCTCTTCAAGGTGGTGCGCTTCAACGAGATGAAAAAATATATCGACGGCATATCGTACAAGACTTTGAGCGCGACGCTGAAGGAGCTGGAAAAGGACGGGCTCGTGCACAGGGAGGAGTACCCACAGATTCCGCCGAAGGTGGAGTACAGCCTCACGCCGCGCGGCGCGTCGCTTATCCCTATTCTCGACAGCATGTGCGAGTGGGGCGAAAAAAACCGTCTGTAA